The genomic stretch ACCGGCAGCGGCGGGGCTGGGGTGGTGCCGAGCAACTCGCGACAGCGCGCCAGCTTCGCTTGGCGGCGCGCGGTGGCGGTGATCCCGTAGTGCCGGATGCGCATGAAGCCTTTCGGCACGACGTGCAGCAGGAAGCGGCGCAGGAACTCGGTGGCGGGCAGGGACAATTCCTTGCGCGCGTCGGGATCAGCGTAGTCGTCATACTCGAAGCGCACCACGCCGTTGGCAACGGAGAG from Candidatus Binatia bacterium encodes the following:
- a CDS encoding transposase gives rise to the protein LSVANGVVRFEYDDYADPDARKELSLPATEFLRRFLLHVVPKGFMRIRHYGITATARRQAKLARCRELLGTTPAPPLPVGADTAAVAPEDTTPRCPQCGAPLRIIELLAPQPPDTS